The following coding sequences are from one Gossypium raimondii isolate GPD5lz chromosome 4, ASM2569854v1, whole genome shotgun sequence window:
- the LOC105781041 gene encoding transcription factor MYB114, whose amino-acid sequence MGVKKERPVSSKRSQINKGAWTSEEDTKLAEVIAVHGAKSWNTIASKAGLKRCGKSCRLRWMNYLRPNIKRGNISEQEEDLILRLHKLLGNRWSLIAGRLPGRTDNEIKNYWNSHLSKKIKQKEKQGCKDEKRSVENGKEELRQENTCAAGGEDSNISFDVDEFFDFSDEKFEWMNR is encoded by the exons ATGGGCGTTAAAAAGGAAAGACCTGTGTCCTCTAAGAGATCACAAATCAACAAGGGAGCATGGACATCAGAAGAAGATACAAAATTGGCTGAGGTTATTGCAGTTCATGGTGCTAAAAGTTGGAACACTATTGCAAGCAAAGCAG GTTTGAAGAGGTGTGGTAAAAGTTGCAGGCTGAGATGGATGAATTATCTGAGGCCTAATATTAAGAGAGGAAATATATCAGAGCAAGAAGAGGACTTGATCCTTAGGCTTCACAAACTCCTTGGAAACAGGTGGTCTTTGATTGCGGGAAGATTACCAGGAAGAACAGATAACGAGATCAAGAACTACTGGAATTCTCATTTGAGCAAGAAAATAAAGCAGAAAGAGAAACAAGGCTGCAAAGATGAAAAGAGATCAGTGGAGAATGGCAAAGAGGAATTGAGGCAAGAGAATACATGTGCAGCAGGAGGTGAGGACTCAAATATCAGCTTCGATGTGGATGAATTCTTTGATTTCTCGGATGAGAAATTTGAGTGGATGAACAGATGA